The following are encoded together in the Gasterosteus aculeatus chromosome 7, fGasAcu3.hap1.1, whole genome shotgun sequence genome:
- the LOC120821600 gene encoding endonuclease domain-containing 1 protein produces MNMLPPTAFVPLLACLLPLMSATVVQDFNHIERCKDSLYMGTPPRGFTDTKLKRICQRYMDRPRFVTLYDPQKRIPVYSAYTFKKTEGDRRVDYPWMFEPQLAEVDGNGNMQPFPTGYLHMKFEDSQAVLDDYSDVVLYERGHLNPDQHQSTPHDRAATYTLTNVVPEIREFNIGPWREYEERIRVRLNNFCRGTAYIVTGVTTRGNMIRRNNQDRVAIPENVWSAYCCTEYDRNAPHDVRIRFPTYGVLAKNAKEGNSVNEMPVQELEIFLKGHLDVDQNLQLFYDNCISPSPLPLYLQHTI; encoded by the exons ATGAACATGTTACCGCCGACAGCTTTTGTTCCCTTGCTGGCTTGTCTTTTGCCTCTGATGTCGGCGACTGTTGTTCAAGATTTTAATCACATTGAGAGGTGCAAGGACTCCCTGTATATGGGGACACCGCCGCGGGGGTTCACTGACACCAAGCTGAAGAGGATCTGTCAGAGGTACATGGACCGACCTCGCTTTGTGACCCTGTACGACCCCCAGAAGAGGATTCCAGTTTACTCAGCTTATACCTTCAAGAAAACCGaaggagacagacgggtggactACCCTTGGATGTTCGAGCCCCAG CTTGCAGAGGTCGATGGTAACGGAAACATGCAGCCCTTCCCCACCGGCTACCTGCACATGAAGTTTGAGGACAGCCAGGCGGTCTTGGATGACTACTCAGATGTGGTCCTGTACGAGAGAGGTCACCTGAACCCGGACCAGCACCAGTCCACCCCACACGACCGCGCCGCCACCTACACCCTCACCAACGTGGTCCCGGAGATCCGCGAGTTCAACATCGGGCCTTGGCGCGAATACGAGGAGCGGATCCGCGTCCGCCTCAACAACTTCTGCCGCGGCACGGCCTACATCGTGACCGGCGTGACCACCAGGGGCAACATGATCCGCAGAAACAACCAGGACCGCGTGGCGATCCCCGAAAACGTGTGGTCCGCGTACTGCTGCACCGAATATGACCGCAACGCACCGCACGACGTGCGCATCCGCTTCCCGACCTACGGAGTCTTGGCCAAAAACGCCAAAGAGGGAAACAGCGTGAACGAGATGCCGGTCCAGGAACTGGAGATCTTCCTGAAGGGTCATTTAGATGTTGACCAGAACCTTCAGCTATTCTATGATAACTGCATTTCTCCATCACCCCTCCCTCTATATCTCCAGCACACTATCTGA